A window of Alkalicoccobacillus plakortidis contains these coding sequences:
- a CDS encoding N-acetylmuramoyl-L-alanine amidase, whose protein sequence is MGEVDTQVSLNVRAAPSEEAAIIGSLSPGERIEYIDVGNGWGQMTYKGELGFVSTAYLMKTARTPEKQEQPSPPKSEVKSELLEFNRIVIDAGHGGKDPGAVGNGLYEKVVALSIANKVKELLKEEGFEVLMTREADMFVTLEDRALMSNDWSADLFVSIHANGYADAAASGVETFYYQGSSKGKQVAKSIQEQLVLSTGNKNRGVFSADFYVLKYTSMPSVLVETGFVSNEKDASLLKTEDYQGKAAKAIVDGIKAS, encoded by the coding sequence ATGGGGGAGGTCGATACACAGGTTTCGTTAAATGTGCGGGCAGCACCAAGTGAGGAAGCGGCTATTATTGGTAGTCTTTCGCCAGGAGAGAGAATTGAATATATTGATGTAGGAAATGGTTGGGGGCAAATGACGTATAAGGGAGAGCTCGGATTTGTCAGTACAGCCTACTTAATGAAAACCGCCAGAACACCAGAAAAGCAGGAGCAGCCTTCACCTCCAAAGTCGGAAGTTAAGTCTGAACTGTTGGAGTTTAATCGAATCGTAATCGATGCGGGGCATGGTGGAAAGGATCCAGGAGCAGTTGGAAATGGTCTCTATGAAAAAGTTGTTGCGCTTTCTATTGCGAATAAAGTGAAGGAGTTGCTTAAAGAGGAGGGTTTCGAAGTGCTTATGACTCGAGAAGCGGATATGTTTGTTACGTTGGAGGATCGGGCGTTGATGTCAAATGATTGGTCTGCAGACTTGTTTGTCAGTATTCACGCAAATGGATATGCAGATGCTGCGGCGAGTGGTGTTGAAACCTTTTATTATCAAGGAAGTAGCAAAGGGAAGCAGGTAGCAAAATCCATTCAAGAGCAGCTTGTTCTTTCAACGGGGAACAAAAATCGTGGAGTGTTCTCGGCAGATTTCTATGTATTAAAGTATACGAGCATGCCCTCCGTACTGGTAGAAACGGGTTTTGTCTCAAATGAAAAAGATGCGAGTTTGTTAAAAACAGAGGATTATCAAGGCAAGGCGGCTAAAGCAATTGTTGATGGGATTAAAGCATCTTAG
- a CDS encoding metal ABC transporter solute-binding protein, Zn/Mn family → MANLIHTFGLDPILSIELAENIKDQLIELKPDQEAYFTENFEKLVEQFEELDAEFQSVADNAEIDTFIVSHAGYGYWENRYGFNQIGIAGISPTNEPSQSQLVQTIEHAEELNLQYVLFEPNITPAVAEVVQNEIGAEALTIYPLEALTEDVANEEDYFSLMHKNVETLKTVLSAE, encoded by the coding sequence ATGGCGAATTTGATCCACACGTTTGGCTTGGATCCAATCCTGTCTATCGAATTGGCTGAAAATATTAAGGATCAATTAATTGAATTGAAGCCAGACCAAGAAGCCTATTTTACAGAGAACTTTGAAAAGCTTGTTGAACAATTTGAAGAACTAGATGCAGAGTTTCAAAGTGTAGCTGATAATGCAGAGATAGATACATTTATCGTATCTCATGCCGGTTATGGTTACTGGGAAAACCGATATGGATTCAATCAAATTGGGATAGCCGGTATTTCACCGACTAACGAACCATCACAAAGCCAATTAGTCCAAACAATTGAACATGCCGAAGAGCTCAACCTTCAGTATGTATTATTTGAACCAAATATCACACCAGCAGTTGCAGAAGTTGTGCAAAATGAGATTGGTGCAGAAGCCTTAACCATATATCCACTAGAGGCTTTGACAGAAGACGTAGCAAACGAAGAAGACTACTTCTCCCTTATGCACAAAAATGTAGAAACACTTAAAACGGTATTATCAGCAGAATAA
- a CDS encoding metal ABC transporter substrate-binding protein produces MKKGLAMAGAALLFLNACSSGSGEEAEEKDALEIYTTIFPIEDWTKKIGGDYVDVTNMVPVGSDAHTYEPTPTEMVKVASADAFFYSGAGMEAFADKVVNAVEGEGVATLEATDGVDLIPDSHDHDHSHEHDHGEEDDHSHEEEDHDHGDDHSEDHDHDHDHAGEAPETVEIEGISDHYHSGDHVHLTATAPEDANSDHWHWYTLEAGADAEDEEAWEVVPDNGSAEYEGTAEDGEQIVAKLFGDDHEVLAQSAPVTITIDDHESDDHGHSHGEFDPHVWLGSNPVYRIG; encoded by the coding sequence ATGAAAAAGGGATTGGCGATGGCGGGAGCAGCGTTGTTGTTTTTAAACGCATGCTCTTCTGGTTCAGGAGAAGAAGCGGAAGAAAAGGATGCATTAGAAATTTATACAACGATATTTCCGATAGAGGACTGGACTAAAAAAATTGGTGGAGACTATGTGGATGTAACCAATATGGTACCAGTGGGCTCCGATGCTCATACCTATGAACCAACACCAACAGAAATGGTCAAAGTAGCAAGTGCGGATGCGTTTTTCTACAGCGGGGCCGGCATGGAGGCCTTTGCTGATAAAGTGGTTAATGCAGTAGAAGGAGAAGGTGTAGCAACACTTGAGGCTACTGACGGAGTCGATTTGATCCCAGATAGTCATGACCACGACCACAGTCACGAGCACGATCATGGGGAAGAAGATGATCATAGTCACGAAGAAGAAGATCATGACCATGGTGATGATCACAGCGAAGACCACGACCATGATCACGATCACGCAGGGGAAGCTCCAGAGACTGTTGAAATAGAAGGAATTTCAGATCATTACCACTCAGGAGATCATGTTCATTTAACAGCTACCGCTCCAGAAGATGCCAACTCTGATCATTGGCATTGGTATACACTTGAAGCAGGGGCAGATGCAGAGGACGAAGAAGCTTGGGAGGTTGTTCCTGACAATGGATCAGCTGAATACGAAGGAACGGCAGAGGATGGAGAACAAATTGTCGCTAAGCTATTTGGAGATGATCATGAAGTTTTAGCACAATCGGCACCTGTCACAATTACGATTGATGACCATGAAAGTGATGACCACGGACACAGTCATGGCGAATTTGATCCACACGTTTGGCTTGGATCCAATCCTGTCTATCGAATTGGCTGA
- a CDS encoding RNA polymerase factor sigma-54 yields MEMGLFLQQSTSLVMTQELKQAIQLLQFSSAEIRDFLKEQALENPLIELNDKVISHPLFHQHEKITSDAKHRALENQPANKSLQDILVEQLSEMQINDRNREHLQYVIDSIDENGYLMISIEEFCTEQDLTVQLAESCIQMIQDMEPAGVGARDLGECLLLQLKRSTEKSELAEQIVANHMEQLAAKKWKELSAHYQVEVSDIQKVNDLILQLDPYPGRSYSKDLSHFVAADVAIMMNDDGEPVVTVIDSLLGSIKVNQEYKTQLMNSGGECADYAKAKTQEAQWLIQSLTQRQQTIRRAAEVIAVHQAVFFSY; encoded by the coding sequence ATGGAAATGGGATTATTTCTACAGCAGAGCACAAGCCTTGTGATGACACAGGAACTCAAGCAGGCTATTCAGCTACTTCAATTTTCATCTGCGGAGATTCGAGATTTTCTAAAGGAGCAAGCACTTGAAAATCCGTTGATCGAACTTAATGATAAGGTTATCTCTCATCCATTATTCCATCAACACGAAAAAATCACCAGTGATGCTAAGCATCGGGCGCTTGAAAACCAGCCGGCCAATAAAAGTTTACAAGATATATTAGTTGAACAATTGTCTGAAATGCAGATAAACGATAGGAATCGAGAACATCTCCAGTATGTCATTGATTCAATTGATGAAAATGGCTATTTAATGATCTCGATTGAAGAGTTTTGTACGGAGCAAGATCTCACCGTGCAGCTAGCAGAATCCTGTATTCAAATGATTCAGGATATGGAGCCAGCAGGAGTGGGAGCAAGGGATCTAGGAGAATGTTTGCTACTACAATTAAAGAGATCTACTGAAAAGTCAGAGCTTGCCGAGCAGATTGTGGCGAATCATATGGAACAATTGGCAGCGAAAAAGTGGAAGGAGCTCTCTGCGCATTACCAAGTGGAGGTCAGTGACATTCAAAAAGTGAATGATTTGATTCTACAGCTTGACCCTTATCCTGGTCGGAGCTATTCAAAGGATCTCTCTCATTTTGTTGCAGCAGATGTCGCCATTATGATGAACGATGATGGGGAACCAGTTGTCACAGTAATAGACTCTTTGCTTGGAAGTATTAAGGTGAATCAAGAATATAAAACTCAATTAATGAATAGCGGCGGAGAGTGTGCAGACTACGCTAAAGCCAAAACACAAGAAGCGCAGTGGTTGATTCAGAGTCTTACACAAAGACAGCAGACTATTCGACGGGCGGCAGAAGTAATTGCTGTGCACCAAGCAGTCTTTTTTAGCTACTAA